One genomic segment of Candidatus Zixiibacteriota bacterium includes these proteins:
- a CDS encoding TIGR03960 family B12-binding radical SAM protein, whose protein sequence is MPFVIKPGRYTGGELGQIVKPPENRLKVAIGYPDMYEIGMSYLGTQILYNIINSDDRFLCERFYAPDIDAEAILRREKIPYFSLESFRPLAQFDLVGFTLAYEMVYTNLLNILDLSGIPLRAADRGEDHPLIIAGGPVVHNPEPTAPFIDLFYIGDAEDNIIRLLEIISDNRNLSRVDKLERIAREISGVYVPRFYDPITHKPLVDFAPAKIRSHRLKQLKEDYYPAQPLVPFVETVHDRLAVEIMRGCPRGCRFCQATAIYRPLRLRSKEEIIAQVHRQIERSGFDEVTLLSLSSSDYPDILPLTAQLSRELLGKKVALSLPSLRPGTLTPELITAIKLTRKTGLTFAPEAGTERLRALIRKDITDKELYDTIRLAFGNGWNLVKLYFMVGLPTETDDDIKGIVQMIQQVSRIAREIKGKNAINVTISPFSPKSHTPFQWDRQPAPDDVRQKSEYIRRNAGSSFVNIKLRDQELSFLEGVLGRGGQEMASVVETAFHDGARFDGWSEGFDFGLWQRAFEKNNLNPHDYLKEKPFSEILPWSHIELDISVEHLIHERNRTSTLLRESTKGSTAPIPAIENGDEEESGFGRSRKKGVQKAGVAPTKGQVRVRWGRKGLTRFLSHLDNLRVMERAIRRSGLPIEYSQGYHPHMKVSYGPPLPLGFTSDAEYFDLSLERPFYPPMAGRLSESLPQGYFLVMARPVIGGKESLSSKLNRAVYEVVIDKSIDCRDKLAYLLSQEKVEVNRTAKDEIKVVNIRPAIYELSYLEESTLAPEKAVVVMELGVGSAGYVRPQEVILAAGLGDEKTVPALIIHRRDLLYINPDGARISPMEF, encoded by the coding sequence TTGCCCTTCGTCATTAAACCCGGGCGGTACACCGGTGGCGAATTGGGGCAGATTGTCAAGCCCCCGGAAAATCGGCTGAAAGTGGCGATTGGCTATCCCGATATGTACGAAATTGGGATGTCTTATCTGGGGACACAGATTTTATATAATATTATCAATTCCGACGACCGCTTCCTCTGCGAGCGGTTTTATGCCCCCGATATAGATGCCGAGGCGATTCTCCGCCGTGAGAAAATTCCATATTTCAGCCTGGAATCCTTCCGGCCGCTGGCGCAATTTGACCTGGTCGGTTTTACGCTGGCCTATGAGATGGTTTATACCAATCTGCTCAACATTCTCGATCTTTCGGGGATACCGCTCCGGGCGGCCGACCGCGGGGAGGATCATCCGCTGATAATTGCCGGCGGTCCGGTGGTGCACAATCCCGAGCCGACCGCACCTTTCATTGATTTATTTTACATCGGTGATGCCGAGGATAATATCATCAGGTTGCTGGAAATAATCAGTGATAATAGGAATCTGTCCCGTGTAGATAAGCTCGAGAGAATAGCCCGTGAGATTTCGGGAGTATATGTTCCGCGCTTCTACGACCCGATAACCCATAAACCTTTAGTAGATTTTGCCCCGGCCAAGATCCGGAGCCACCGTCTCAAACAGCTCAAGGAAGATTATTATCCTGCTCAGCCGCTGGTGCCATTTGTAGAGACGGTGCATGACCGTCTGGCGGTGGAAATCATGCGCGGCTGCCCCCGCGGCTGCCGTTTCTGCCAGGCCACCGCCATCTATCGCCCATTGCGTTTGCGTTCCAAAGAAGAAATTATTGCGCAGGTGCACCGCCAGATCGAACGCAGCGGCTTTGATGAGGTGACACTGCTATCGCTCTCATCAAGTGATTATCCCGATATCCTTCCTCTGACCGCCCAATTATCGCGCGAACTGCTGGGGAAAAAGGTGGCCTTATCGCTTCCCTCACTCCGCCCCGGCACTCTGACCCCGGAATTAATAACGGCTATAAAGTTGACCCGCAAGACCGGTCTCACCTTTGCCCCCGAGGCGGGCACCGAGCGGCTGCGGGCGTTGATACGAAAAGATATTACCGACAAGGAACTGTACGATACTATTCGTCTCGCTTTTGGAAACGGCTGGAATCTGGTTAAGTTGTATTTCATGGTCGGGTTGCCGACCGAAACGGATGACGATATAAAGGGGATCGTGCAGATGATCCAGCAGGTCAGTCGGATAGCCCGCGAGATTAAGGGGAAAAATGCCATCAATGTGACCATTTCACCTTTTTCCCCGAAATCACACACGCCGTTCCAGTGGGACCGGCAGCCGGCGCCGGATGATGTGCGGCAGAAGAGTGAATATATTCGGAGGAATGCCGGCAGTTCCTTTGTGAACATAAAGCTGCGTGACCAGGAGCTATCTTTTCTGGAGGGTGTTCTGGGGCGCGGCGGACAGGAGATGGCCTCGGTGGTAGAAACGGCTTTCCATGACGGCGCCCGTTTCGACGGCTGGAGCGAGGGATTTGATTTTGGGCTCTGGCAGAGAGCTTTCGAGAAAAATAATCTCAATCCCCATGACTACTTGAAAGAAAAACCCTTTTCCGAAATTCTGCCCTGGTCGCATATCGAGCTTGATATTTCAGTGGAGCATCTCATCCACGAAAGAAACCGCACCTCAACCCTTCTTCGGGAGTCAACCAAAGGATCGACGGCGCCCATACCGGCCATTGAGAATGGCGATGAAGAAGAAAGCGGTTTTGGCCGCTCCCGCAAGAAGGGGGTTCAGAAAGCGGGGGTCGCCCCCACCAAAGGGCAGGTGCGGGTGCGCTGGGGAAGAAAAGGACTGACCCGATTCCTTTCCCATCTCGATAATCTTCGCGTCATGGAGCGGGCAATCCGCCGGTCGGGACTGCCGATTGAATATTCCCAGGGATATCACCCGCACATGAAAGTATCGTATGGCCCGCCCTTGCCGCTCGGATTCACCTCGGATGCGGAATATTTCGACCTGTCGCTGGAGAGGCCGTTTTATCCTCCTATGGCCGGTCGGCTCAGCGAGTCACTCCCGCAGGGGTATTTTCTGGTTATGGCCAGGCCGGTTATCGGCGGTAAGGAGTCTTTATCCAGCAAGCTCAACCGGGCCGTATATGAGGTTGTTATAGATAAAAGTATTGATTGCCGTGATAAATTAGCTTATCTACTGTCTCAAGAGAAGGTTGAAGTAAATCGTACCGCCAAAGATGAAATCAAAGTTGTGAATATTCGCCCGGCCATTTATGAGCTTTCTTATCTGGAGGAAAGCACCCTTGCGCCGGAAAAGGCGGTGGTGGTGATGGAACTGGGTGTTGGTTCGGCGGGGTACGTGCGTCCGCAAGAGGTCATTCTGGCGGCGGGGTTGGGCGACGAGAAAACCGTTCCCGCCCTGATTATTCACCGTCGGGATTTGCTCTATATCAATCCTGATGGGGCAAGAATTTCGCCAATGGAATTTTGA
- a CDS encoding DUF4388 domain-containing protein, producing MDQDLQGKIGRFTLPEIFQLIANSRKTGTLGIQKDDDIVMVYFKQGQIVYGYGPRQTYHLGELLREKGKISAEQLNDAVNVQARTESSKRLGRILIEKGYIKRQDLEQVVKTQVEELIFSLLSWESGSFKFYENQYPTEEEITVNISVENAILEGMRRLDEQNHVKETLPDINAVLAIASAPPEKHTNVSLQADEWNLLALVNGRRTAGEISDLSKMPRQDALRKLGALKLAGLVTVGGKKEAEADRLAAMVDRVAGLLEEYIAGKKKAAPNERTTVQVLRNNIETVLKDSDEI from the coding sequence ATGGACCAGGATTTACAGGGTAAAATCGGCCGCTTTACATTGCCCGAGATATTCCAACTTATCGCCAACAGCCGCAAAACCGGCACCCTCGGAATTCAGAAAGACGATGATATCGTCATGGTCTATTTCAAACAGGGTCAGATTGTCTACGGCTATGGGCCGCGCCAGACCTATCATCTGGGGGAGCTTCTCCGCGAAAAGGGGAAAATCAGCGCCGAACAGCTCAATGATGCGGTCAATGTTCAGGCCAGAACCGAAAGCTCCAAACGTCTGGGGCGGATTCTTATAGAAAAAGGATATATCAAGCGCCAGGATCTTGAGCAGGTGGTCAAAACGCAGGTCGAAGAACTGATTTTTTCGCTTCTCTCATGGGAGAGCGGGTCGTTTAAGTTTTATGAGAATCAATATCCCACCGAAGAGGAAATAACGGTCAATATTTCGGTTGAAAACGCCATTCTGGAGGGGATGCGCCGTCTGGATGAACAAAATCATGTCAAAGAGACGCTTCCGGATATAAATGCCGTTCTGGCAATCGCTTCGGCGCCGCCGGAAAAACATACCAATGTCTCGCTTCAGGCCGATGAATGGAACCTTTTGGCCCTGGTTAACGGCCGCCGGACTGCCGGCGAGATTTCGGATCTGTCGAAAATGCCGCGTCAGGATGCGCTTCGCAAGTTAGGCGCGCTGAAACTGGCCGGACTGGTAACGGTCGGCGGAAAGAAAGAGGCGGAAGCGGATCGTTTGGCCGCCATGGTTGACCGAGTCGCGGGCCTCCTCGAGGAATACATTGCCGGTAAGAAAAAAGCGGCACCCAATGAGCGCACCACAGTGCAGGTCCTGAGAAACAACATCGAGACGGTTCTTAAAGATTCGGACGAGATTTAA
- a CDS encoding PASTA domain-containing protein, translating into MEFTPRPKSQRPKKPFWERLVPKEIWGRILIYYMAIPLVSLLLVYILFDRIVMPITTRHGSEFALPDVNDKSEEAARKILNEEGLGMEVTSREYRPGIPEGVVVSQYPPVGTKVKSGRIVKVSTSIGQKMVRVPALAGFSVRQAQLYIEATGLLLGDIAWTFSDSLPENVVVFAYPATGTEIPSGSVVNLMVNRGRLVAGILMPNLIGRQLEEAQRMIEEAGLKIGLVKHVHDNNYLPETVMEQSVEASTELQPGEEIDLVVSTTD; encoded by the coding sequence ATGGAATTTACACCGAGACCCAAAAGCCAGAGACCTAAGAAGCCTTTCTGGGAACGGCTGGTACCTAAAGAAATATGGGGACGGATTCTCATTTATTATATGGCCATCCCGCTGGTCAGCCTTCTCCTGGTATATATCCTCTTCGACCGGATTGTGATGCCGATCACGACCCGCCACGGTTCCGAGTTTGCACTCCCCGATGTCAACGACAAAAGCGAGGAAGCGGCCAGAAAGATTTTGAATGAAGAGGGATTGGGGATGGAAGTAACCTCCCGGGAGTACCGTCCGGGGATACCGGAGGGAGTGGTTGTCTCGCAGTATCCACCGGTCGGGACCAAAGTCAAGTCCGGTCGAATTGTGAAGGTATCGACTTCAATAGGGCAGAAAATGGTCCGGGTGCCGGCTCTGGCTGGGTTCTCCGTCAGACAGGCCCAGCTTTATATCGAAGCGACGGGACTTCTTTTGGGTGATATTGCCTGGACATTCTCCGATTCGCTTCCGGAAAATGTTGTTGTTTTCGCCTACCCGGCGACCGGCACGGAAATACCGAGCGGATCGGTGGTAAACCTGATGGTCAACCGTGGGCGCTTGGTGGCGGGAATTCTGATGCCGAACCTGATTGGTCGTCAACTGGAGGAGGCCCAGAGAATGATTGAGGAGGCCGGTCTGAAAATTGGTCTGGTCAAGCATGTTCACGACAATAACTATCTCCCTGAAACAGTAATGGAGCAATCGGTGGAAGCATCGACCGAATTGCAGCCGGGGGAAGAAATAGACTTGGTAGTTTCGACGACAGATTAG
- a CDS encoding FG-GAP-like repeat-containing protein — protein MRKVASPQMAIGLSVIFLLLWLSVPTGIALALNPADSLYFEIVKTHPGSIFGVQTADIDRDGNMDIIFVGDINANIRIMYGMPDGHFETPVVYGFEGTTFTIGYINGDTLPDIATNFVYDIMVAVNDGSRNFAVDSISQPYSNLQGIATGYFNSDQYLDIAASGNIYLGDGNGNFPTIYEGRIPAQTVYVSDFNGDGIDDIIGIDWAGLAGIFLNDGNTNFTQSYSFNLGNFTAAVSITEPFADFNHDGNEDFAFITAMIPSSLAYVTIGYGDGAGGVIHMDTLSIYGYAWGMAITDVNRDNNLDLIVMDPTNREMVFFLGDGQGYFSNSLQVSFTTEPYAVALAPGDIDRDGNPDFVSGSTGEDSIKLFMNQLPDRPILDNRMITTVYSNASVAITNPDNFRLSRDFTTVAGAAFCRLDANQDNLIDQQSIDYNLQNGEYKLVFRKKPNAPAGSKFSGDINIGNIKATLFKDYDVPGSASDSLVFYYKVEPTSSIQPANGQTMAAGRPSFDWTGLIANPQPGYRYQIQLDRYYDFRAPIIDVGGLVSPKYISSAPLSPDIVYYWRVRTFDGADWTEYSHAFAVTAVTYIPGDVSGDDIANIRDITYLIDFLYRGGPSPIPPEAGDINCNGQTNIQDITHLIKFLYLGGAAPCGW, from the coding sequence ATGAGGAAAGTTGCTTCCCCTCAAATGGCGATAGGATTGTCGGTGATTTTCTTATTGCTCTGGCTTTCGGTTCCGACCGGAATCGCGCTGGCTCTTAACCCGGCCGACAGCCTTTATTTCGAAATCGTCAAAACACATCCCGGCAGTATTTTTGGTGTGCAGACTGCCGATATCGACCGTGATGGAAATATGGATATAATCTTTGTCGGCGATATCAACGCTAATATAAGAATTATGTATGGGATGCCGGATGGTCATTTTGAAACGCCGGTGGTCTATGGATTTGAGGGGACGACTTTTACCATCGGCTATATCAACGGCGACACTCTTCCCGATATTGCCACCAATTTTGTGTATGATATCATGGTAGCTGTCAATGATGGTAGCCGCAATTTTGCAGTCGATTCAATATCTCAACCCTACAGTAACCTGCAGGGTATCGCTACCGGTTATTTCAATAGCGACCAATATCTTGATATAGCCGCTTCCGGAAATATCTATCTCGGTGACGGAAATGGAAATTTTCCGACCATATATGAGGGGCGCATTCCCGCGCAGACGGTCTATGTCAGTGATTTTAACGGTGATGGCATCGATGACATTATCGGCATCGATTGGGCCGGCCTGGCAGGAATTTTTTTGAATGACGGCAACACCAATTTCACTCAGTCTTATTCTTTCAATCTGGGGAATTTTACTGCGGCCGTCTCGATTACCGAGCCGTTCGCCGATTTCAACCACGACGGCAACGAGGATTTTGCTTTCATCACGGCGATGATCCCGAGCAGCCTGGCTTATGTGACGATTGGGTATGGCGATGGCGCCGGTGGCGTGATTCACATGGATACGTTGAGTATATATGGTTATGCCTGGGGGATGGCGATTACCGATGTCAACCGCGACAATAACCTTGACCTGATTGTCATGGATCCGACTAACAGAGAGATGGTCTTCTTTCTGGGAGACGGCCAGGGATATTTTAGCAACTCCCTTCAAGTCTCTTTCACTACCGAACCTTATGCGGTGGCACTGGCGCCGGGAGACATCGACCGCGACGGTAACCCCGATTTTGTCTCTGGTTCTACTGGTGAGGATAGTATCAAGCTTTTCATGAATCAACTTCCCGACCGGCCGATTCTCGATAATCGTATGATTACCACCGTTTATTCCAATGCCTCGGTTGCTATCACCAACCCGGATAATTTCCGTCTCTCCCGAGATTTCACGACTGTCGCCGGTGCCGCTTTCTGTCGCCTCGATGCCAACCAGGACAATCTGATTGATCAGCAGTCGATTGACTATAACCTCCAGAACGGAGAATACAAACTGGTCTTCAGGAAGAAACCGAATGCACCGGCCGGATCCAAATTCTCCGGTGATATCAATATCGGCAATATTAAGGCGACGCTGTTTAAGGACTATGATGTGCCGGGCAGCGCTTCCGACAGTCTCGTTTTCTACTACAAAGTCGAACCGACCTCTTCGATACAGCCGGCCAACGGCCAGACCATGGCGGCCGGGAGACCCAGTTTTGACTGGACCGGCTTGATCGCCAATCCGCAACCCGGTTACCGGTACCAAATCCAGCTCGACCGCTATTATGATTTTCGCGCCCCGATTATCGATGTCGGCGGGCTGGTTTCCCCGAAATACATTTCCTCCGCTCCGCTTAGCCCGGACATAGTGTACTATTGGCGGGTGCGAACTTTTGACGGTGCCGATTGGACGGAATATTCCCACGCTTTTGCTGTAACGGCGGTTACCTATATTCCGGGTGATGTCAGCGGTGATGATATTGCGAATATTCGTGATATTACTTACCTGATCGATTTCCTCTATCGCGGGGGACCCAGCCCCATTCCGCCCGAGGCGGGAGACATCAACTGCAACGGGCAGACCAATATTCAGGATATAACCCATTTGATTAAATTCCTGTATTTGGGCGGTGCGGCCCCCTGCGGTTGGTAG
- a CDS encoding ribulose-phosphate 3-epimerase — protein MTKIAPSILAADFARLGEEIKAAETAGADMIHLDIMDGHFVPNLSLGEAIAAMSKAVSTLPHDAHLMVTDPEYYIGSFAKIGVEYITFHLEIEGIRQDLGPGRWVYVTDKVVNVERVRKIISAVRKAGCKPGLSLNPPTKIELVFPFLSEIDLLLLMSVNPGFAGQKFIDNVYDKISAAAGFRKEKGLNFEIMVDGGIGLDNAARLAAAGADILVTGSSFFKAPDYGEFIRKMKT, from the coding sequence ATGACAAAAATAGCCCCTTCCATTCTGGCCGCCGATTTCGCTCGTCTCGGCGAGGAAATCAAAGCCGCCGAAACGGCCGGCGCCGATATGATTCATCTGGATATCATGGATGGCCACTTTGTTCCCAATCTCTCCCTTGGTGAGGCGATTGCGGCTATGTCGAAAGCGGTCTCAACTCTGCCGCATGATGCGCATCTGATGGTGACCGACCCGGAATACTATATCGGTTCATTTGCCAAAATTGGCGTGGAATATATCACATTTCACCTTGAAATCGAAGGTATCAGACAGGATTTGGGGCCCGGACGATGGGTGTATGTGACAGACAAAGTTGTTAATGTGGAACGGGTGAGGAAGATAATTTCGGCCGTAAGGAAAGCGGGATGCAAACCCGGATTGAGCCTTAATCCCCCGACCAAAATTGAACTGGTTTTCCCTTTCTTAAGTGAAATTGACCTTCTACTTCTGATGTCGGTTAATCCCGGTTTTGCTGGGCAGAAATTTATTGATAATGTCTATGACAAAATATCCGCAGCCGCCGGGTTCAGGAAAGAAAAGGGGCTAAATTTTGAGATTATGGTTGACGGTGGGATCGGCTTGGATAATGCCGCCCGGCTGGCCGCTGCCGGCGCCGATATTCTGGTGACCGGGTCCTCTTTTTTTAAAGCGCCGGACTACGGGGAATTTATCCGAAAGATGAAGACTTAG
- the rsmB gene encoding 16S rRNA (cytosine(967)-C(5))-methyltransferase RsmB: MADKEHKIDPVRALAVEAIGLVEAGKHTTEEAIAGVIPEKNLSPLDIRFLRQLVNGTVKLKRRLDHDMRFFLAKPSEKMPRKLIDILRLGFFQIFFTDKIPPAAAVSEAVNLAHYFCDSSRARVVNAVLRAAVRNPEKIFFRNKDEDPVNYLANYYSYPDWFVAYCLEEFKLEQTEKLLSGMNRPPQITYRVNLLKAKPEEVSRLLDKEDIKYHAGKYLPEFIHLDNGGFPLENELVKSGKVYIQDESAGMAVRLMNPKMGMHVLDMAAAPGGKTTYAAIKMRNKGMVTAVDRSRPRLEMMMQNCLRLGIKIVNPVVADILEFQTEPFDRVILDAPCTGWGNAGKHSDLRWTKEPGDVEKLFKVQSMMIDKAAKLVKPGGILIYSTCTIIRKENDQVVEEFLVRRRDFELESAGEYFDNEVVSERGFLKIYPNKPDLSGAFAARMKKVIAAKNDK; the protein is encoded by the coding sequence ATGGCTGATAAAGAACATAAGATTGATCCGGTTCGGGCGCTGGCGGTGGAGGCGATCGGTCTGGTAGAGGCCGGCAAGCATACGACCGAAGAGGCGATAGCCGGGGTCATCCCGGAGAAGAATCTTTCTCCTCTGGATATCAGATTTCTGCGGCAGCTGGTCAACGGAACAGTCAAATTGAAACGGCGTCTCGATCATGACATGCGATTTTTTCTGGCCAAACCCTCCGAAAAAATGCCCCGCAAATTGATTGATATTCTTCGCCTCGGATTTTTCCAGATTTTTTTCACGGATAAAATTCCACCGGCGGCGGCGGTCTCCGAGGCGGTCAATCTGGCGCATTATTTCTGTGATTCCTCGAGGGCCAGAGTAGTCAACGCTGTCTTGCGTGCCGCGGTGCGTAATCCGGAGAAAATTTTTTTCCGAAACAAGGACGAGGACCCGGTCAATTATCTGGCCAACTATTACTCCTATCCGGACTGGTTTGTCGCCTATTGTCTCGAGGAATTCAAGCTGGAGCAAACCGAAAAGCTTCTCAGCGGCATGAATCGTCCTCCCCAGATTACTTACCGGGTTAATCTTCTTAAGGCCAAGCCGGAAGAAGTGAGCCGGCTGCTGGATAAAGAAGACATCAAATATCATGCGGGGAAATATCTCCCAGAGTTCATTCATCTCGACAACGGCGGTTTTCCGTTGGAAAATGAGCTGGTCAAGAGCGGTAAAGTCTATATTCAGGATGAGTCAGCCGGAATGGCAGTCCGTTTGATGAATCCCAAGATGGGTATGCACGTGCTCGATATGGCCGCGGCGCCGGGCGGTAAGACCACTTATGCTGCGATCAAGATGCGCAATAAGGGAATGGTAACGGCGGTTGATCGTTCCCGGCCCCGTCTGGAAATGATGATGCAAAACTGCCTCCGTCTGGGAATCAAGATTGTCAATCCGGTCGTGGCCGATATACTGGAATTTCAGACGGAACCGTTTGACCGCGTGATTCTCGATGCGCCTTGTACCGGGTGGGGCAACGCCGGCAAGCACAGCGACCTGCGTTGGACCAAAGAGCCTGGGGATGTGGAGAAACTGTTCAAAGTGCAGAGCATGATGATTGATAAGGCGGCCAAACTGGTCAAGCCGGGGGGGATCCTGATTTATTCCACCTGTACTATCATTCGGAAAGAGAATGATCAGGTGGTGGAGGAATTTCTAGTGCGCCGGAGAGACTTTGAACTGGAATCAGCCGGGGAGTATTTTGATAATGAGGTGGTTTCGGAACGCGGTTTCCTGAAAATCTATCCCAACAAACCCGACCTTTCCGGTGCTTTTGCCGCCCGCATGAAGAAAGTAATTGCGGCAAAAAATGATAAATAA